Genomic window (Lycium barbarum isolate Lr01 chromosome 2, ASM1917538v2, whole genome shotgun sequence):
GAGACCACACATTACAGCTTCTGCAGTTTTCCTGTACTCTTGAAGTGTATCCGAGTTTGAGGCTTTCGAATTAAAGAAGCTGACCCGGGATAAAAGAACCTGCAATAAAAGTAGTCATTGACTTGTTCAAGTTGTTTACTTTGAATATTTAAAATGTAAAACATCAAAAACAAAGTGAGTAATTCAACATCCAAGTTGGTTACTTTGAATATTTAAAATGTAAAACATCAAAAACGAAGTGAGTAATTCAACATCCAAGTTGTTTACTTTGAATATTTAAAATGTAAAACATCAAAAACAAAGTGAGTAATTCAACATCCAATAGACACACTGCTTAAATATCCCGAGATAAAATTGGTCTGTTTAATAACTTTCTATAGTTCCTCTCGGACTTTCAAACAGCTGGATTCGCAGATACAGTTACTCTTAAATCAATTATTGGAAGCAAAATAAAGTACCTGAGTACCGGCTAGTTTGTTATCCCAGCTAAACCAAGTTGGATTTCCAAAATTACCAAAAGAATCTGCATTTTTCCCAGTCGCATAATCAAAAAATGTTTGATCCCCAGTTGCATGATATAGCCAACTTGCTGCCCACAAAAGCTCATCTCCATATCCAGTGGAGTTGTAATACGTTGCGACTTCAGGAATATTTTCGCTGTAGGAACCTCTATATTTGTCGGCAAAAGTAAACAACTGTTTAGCATGCTTAAGAAGGTCACTCGAGTATGACGAGTCACTGGACTTGAACACCAGGGATGCTGCTGCCATAGCTGCTGCAGTTTCAGCTGCAACTTCAGTCCCGGAGACAGTAGTATTTATCTGAATTAGAGGCCTTGCCTCAGTCATGTCCTCGGGCCTGTCCCAACATTTATGGTCGGCAACAGGATCACCCACCTGCCAACGACTTGAGTGAAACAAACACTAATAGCCTATTTGAAAgattctaaaatcagcttattttgaaaagtgtctTTCAGGAAAGTACTTTTGGTGAGAAGccgtttgtgtttggctaataaATTTGAAAAgaacttttgagcagcaattagtgtttgaccactCTTTTtaaagtgcttctaagtgtattttctcaAAGGTGCTTTTCGAAAAAGTACTTTGAGGAGAAGCTATTTTTTCAGCTTTTCAAAAACAACTTCTGCTTCTACTCAAAAACACTTTTTCttctcctaaaagcttggccaaacacctcaactttGAAAAATAAAACACTTTTTTGAAGGGGAAAAAGAGAAGATTTTTTGGCCTTGGAGAAGCTTGGCCAAAAAAGCTAAAAGGAACATTTGATCAACTGAAGCATCACCGTGATTAATGTTCAAAAACTGAAAAATTCGTTGTCGAACAACTAAAAGAGTTAAAAATAATCTGAACCAGATCACTTGATGCAAACTCAAAGTCTCCTTTATGATATTGACAAGAAATGTAAACATCATGATGAGATGAACTGAAGCTAAGACATCCTTGATTAGTATGGGAATTATTGATTAACATATTAAAAGAGTATATCCATAACATAATGGATGGCAATCAAACTTCGTTAAGTAATTTGAAGATGCTGTAGGAACTACAGTTTATTAGAGGTTTGTCATTTACCACTTAGTAAAATAGTTCTTCAGTGATTATGATATTTGACTAAATGCGTCTATGTTTATGACATTGGAAGTGGCACGCCTTTTATAACTGAGCCTTCTTTTCACATTAGGAAATACTTACCAACGTCTTATCACTTCAGTTGTATTAAATGCTGTAAGCCCTTAGCAAAAAAGCCATCATTAACAAATTCATAAAACGTGAATATAGAGTAGTTAACAATCTTAAATACAAGGCAAAGCGCATGAAATAAGGACACTCTCCTTTTGCACCATTAAAACTGTAGTGATATACTACATGCACCCTTTTATTTAATTTGTAAGGCAAACTTGCTCTTGCTCTGTGAGGGCAGGACGGATAAAGGAAGCTTATAAGTCTTGAATGCAGAAGCAGCAAGAAAAACGCATGAAAGAGAAAATTGAGAGAAAAACCTGAATATACAGAACATTGTCTTTTGGATGAGAATTGATAAGGTAGTCGGTAATCCACTTGAGTGAGTCTTGAGCAGGTTCCAACTGGCTCACAACTTTCATCTGATCACCATACTCAAGGATGGCCCATGATAACACAGTGGCAGTGTAAGCCATTGGGAAATTAAATTTCATGTGATCGCCAGCATCATACATTCCTTTGCTGAGGTCTAACTTTGCTTGACTTCCATCTTTGAGAGCTGAATCGCCTCTCCATGATATCTTGTTATTTACCAACTGCCCAGCTGAAACATTAAGAGATTTTACCTTAAGAAAATGAGCCCAACACACAAACTCAAAAACTAGAAAAGTTTCAACAAACAACTTACAGAAAGCAATAACAACTTCACTTTCTATGGTGAACTACTACCTCATGTCTTTGATTTTATGTAACTTAAGATGAatgctttatttttttaactATCCTTTTCCCGAAAAGGGGTTTGCCAAGTTTGATAGCAAATACAGTGAATACATGACACTACCAGTTAGAACTATCACCAATGATATTTCAGTATGTTTTTAGATCAATCTTCAGTAATAGCTGCGAGAATACCAGAAGTCATGGTTTAAATATAACTATGACAATAAATTATGGTGGGAACCTCCTCCATAGAAACTTATAACATCAGTCTACCTACACCTGTTAATATACTTGGGACCTCGCCCAACATTCAAAGGAGACAAGGCAACAACGTGCCTCTTCCCAAACCCCTCATTTAGGAACTCTGTTAATACCAGCACATTTGGACCTTGTTTCGCATTATAAGGAGAAAGAGAATTTAGACACCTAATAAGTTCCCTAACCTAACTCATCCCATAGGGTACACATTTCACCACAAATCCTTCTACACCAGCGGGCAGGCAAGACAATACCTCACGGAGCATCAGCGATGATCCATTCATCATACCGACGTTAATAGAAAAATTGAAATTCCACTTCAACAAAGAGTTTAGCCCACCAAAGACTTCAAATAAGGGGAATCAAAGAAAAAATCTTATGCCAAGGGATTCAACAACTTATATATATGCCAAAAGAAATCATTTTTTGCCCTATATAAATAGTACAGGTACAATACCGAGCTCGAGATGTTAGAAGGTTTTTATACGACCTTGCACCCCTATGCCTCCACATCTAGGCATAGTTATAATCTTTAACAAATAGAGAAATgtacattcaagaaaattataaagTGCAACATCCATATGAAATGTCTTAAGTTATTATATGACACAACACAAATCTTGGAGACAATCAAGAGTATAAGACAAAATGAATTCAGAAAGGAAAGCATTAAAAGATACTCCTATTAAGTACTCCCTACGTCCCCATTAATGTGGCACCGTtcagatttcgagagtcaaacaagttTTCCTTGACCGCGATTTTTCATATGCATTTTAAGTATTTTGAATTGCCATTCATTGTGACATATAATACTTCTTACATAGTTTCCAAATACGTAAATTTATTTCAAAAGCCTTAAAAGATTATGTTCGAATTCAgggtcaatttttttaaaaaggattGACTCTCGAAGTTTGGagagtgccacataaattgggacagagggaatgCTATCAAACAAGTGAGCTGCATTAATGGAAATGAAAATCTTTCAGCAAGGATCTAAACAACAAACACAAAACTACTTCAAAATCAAAATATCACAAGAGACTTTACATTTTTGTACATCAAAGAACTGCATTGCAGTTTTCAAAGCATCTGCATATTTCTTTTGAGGAGCACCAGGATTTCCAGGAGCATCAGGGCTAGAATCATTATGTTTCTTCCTAACAAGTGCCACAATTGCTCCAGCAGCTGCAGCAACAACTATCAGTGCAATAATCCATCCACACCAACCTCCTTTTCTTGATTTCTCTCCCATCCTTGTTCACTCAGCAAAAATTTACCTGCATTGTCATCAAGAAACAATAAAAATGTAAACTTCATCATTCAGATCTCAAAAAATATTGATCTTTGAAACAAATATCAGtttaaagaagaaaataagaagaGGGTATGTTTCAAACCTGATAAAATGATCCCGCATACAACAATGCGGGACTATTCTTTTGGCACAAACAAGAATGCAAAATTATAGGTGAAAAGAATTAAATAAAAAACAGAATTTTGGAGAGATTGAAGAAGAAAATAATGGAGTAAATTTGGTGTGGTAAATGAAATTTAGttatttgaaagaagaaaaagaagagaaaaattggtCAGGGCACCGACAATTTTGTTTGTTCtgaatatgatgatgattttggcTTCAGATTCAAgatatttttgtcattttttgggaGAATGACGATAATgccatctgttttttttttttttttttggagaatctTAAATGAGATTTGCGGAGGAAAAATTTTGACTTTGGTTTTGGGGAAATGTCAACTAACAACCTTTGAAAAGGTAATGAAATCCTTAGACCAAGTTTGGACAGTAGAAATTTAGTTTCCATATCAAATTAATAGATTTATTAAACTTAATTTGACAAAATTCTCCTTTTTTCTTAAATTGACATTAAACCATATTCTATTATTAATAGATAAAAAATAGATAATTTTGACCAGTTAATCTCTCTGTCCCATAATACAAAACTAGTTACTAtggttaatttaattatttagtTCTCAAGAATCGAATGAAACAATACTTCAAAATTATAATTGAATAATCATTAAAAGTTACGGTGAATGTTAATTATCTCTTCATTTTTAA
Coding sequences:
- the LOC132628106 gene encoding endoglucanase 2, translating into MGEKSRKGGWCGWIIALIVVAAAAGAIVALVRKKHNDSSPDAPGNPGAPQKKYADALKTAMQFFDVQKSGQLVNNKISWRGDSALKDGSQAKLDLSKGMYDAGDHMKFNFPMAYTATVLSWAILEYGDQMKVVSQLEPAQDSLKWITDYLINSHPKDNVLYIQVGDPVADHKCWDRPEDMTEARPLIQINTTVSGTEVAAETAAAMAAASLVFKSSDSSYSSDLLKHAKQLFTFADKYRGSYSENIPEVATYYNSTGYGDELLWAASWLYHATGDQTFFDYATGKNADSFGNFGNPTWFSWDNKLAGTQVLLSRVSFFNSKASNSDTLQEYRKTAEAVMCGLLPKSPTATSSRTDSGLIWISEWNALQHPVASAFLAVLYSDYMLTSRTAKITCNGNAYTPSDLRKFAISQADYVLGNNPSKMSYLVGYGDKYPQYVHHRGASIPEDADTNCKEGWKYLDSTKPNPNVATGALVGGPFLNETYIDSRNNSMQTEPTTYNSAALVGLLSGLVTTSSVVQSFT